One window of Chamaesiphon minutus PCC 6605 genomic DNA carries:
- a CDS encoding shikimate dehydrogenase, protein MPQITGTTKLLGVIGNPIAHTFSPVMHNAAIAALGLDYRYVAFDVTPANLATALAGFAAIGVVGCSVTIPHKQAVMPLLKDISPLAKAVGAVNTIWNAPEGWHGTNTDIPGFIAPLKAMTRDWGETTALILGNGGAARAVVAGCHQLGCRSIRVFGRDAAKLAAFGESWQDIQLGRLASDVPVPVELYVHLWDELGTFIDRENLLLVNSTPIGMHPHTMDSPISGEMMAKIGANSIAYDLIYTPRPTKFLQLAQGHGAIAIDGLEMLIQQGAIAFELWLQQAAPSDIMRQALLEHLSK, encoded by the coding sequence ATGCCTCAAATTACTGGTACCACAAAATTATTAGGTGTCATCGGCAATCCCATCGCCCATACATTTTCGCCTGTGATGCACAATGCCGCGATCGCAGCCTTGGGTTTGGATTATCGATATGTGGCATTTGATGTCACGCCAGCGAATCTAGCTACCGCACTAGCTGGCTTCGCCGCCATCGGTGTGGTGGGATGCAGCGTGACGATTCCGCATAAGCAAGCAGTGATGCCTCTGCTCAAAGATATTAGTCCGCTAGCAAAGGCGGTAGGGGCAGTAAATACCATCTGGAACGCACCTGAAGGCTGGCATGGTACGAATACAGACATTCCCGGGTTTATCGCCCCCCTGAAGGCAATGACGCGGGACTGGGGCGAGACGACGGCACTAATTTTAGGTAATGGTGGGGCGGCGCGGGCTGTGGTGGCGGGGTGCCATCAGTTGGGCTGTCGCAGCATTCGTGTATTTGGTAGGGATGCAGCGAAATTAGCAGCGTTTGGGGAGAGTTGGCAGGATATTCAGCTTGGTAGGCTTGCTAGCGATGTACCCGTACCTGTAGAGTTGTACGTTCATTTATGGGATGAATTGGGTACTTTTATCGATCGAGAAAATCTGTTATTGGTTAATAGTACGCCGATCGGGATGCACCCACATACGATGGATAGTCCAATTAGTGGGGAGATGATGGCTAAAATAGGAGCTAATTCGATCGCTTACGATTTGATTTATACTCCACGTCCGACTAAGTTTTTACAATTGGCTCAAGGGCATGGTGCGATCGCGATCGATGGGTTGGAGATGTTAATTCAGCAGGGGGCAATTGCGTTTGAATTGTGGTTGCAGCAAGCGGCTCCGAGCGATATTATGCGTCAGGCTTTACTCGAACATTTATCGAAGTGA
- the dacB gene encoding D-alanyl-D-alanine carboxypeptidase/D-alanyl-D-alanine endopeptidase has product MPQLFLSRQQVATACGWLLMQLSIAMPSLAQPQVAPPPALPAVCSSQLTTAINAIVERPELRRYRWGIVVQTLNGTSQLYNRDGDRLFIPASNVKLITTAVALRHLGAPMRLRTSVYQLPSTGNKFNLLVVGRGDPSLTVTGLDSIAQQLKQQGRDRIGQISFDDGYFRGEPINGDWEWGDLSTDYAPPINGLMFGQNSNPLVVSSQQIGMPLTYTWKDPSLNNWQIENQSLTAPATEQNTVNASAVFGKSTIRLTGKLALNSTPTQIDLPLVNPAQSFSTAFAQSLTRSSITIDSTRVVSGQNSTNLPEIAAIDSPPIAELISETNQRSNNVYAEVLLKSIGRTHPEHFSSSQDTSTLGIALFKQNLTAMGVDPQAYSLRDGSGLSRHNLVAPTAFVRVLSAMAISPTAQIYRDSLPVAGISGSLKNRMKGTLAQGIVKAKTGSLSGVASLSGYINPPQYSPLVFSIILNRPILKPV; this is encoded by the coding sequence ATGCCGCAGTTATTTCTGTCCCGTCAGCAAGTGGCCACAGCCTGCGGGTGGTTATTGATGCAATTATCGATCGCCATGCCGTCGCTGGCGCAGCCACAAGTCGCTCCACCCCCAGCACTACCAGCGGTTTGCTCCAGCCAACTGACTACAGCCATTAATGCGATCGTCGAGCGACCGGAATTGCGTCGCTATCGCTGGGGAATTGTCGTCCAGACATTAAATGGCACGAGTCAGCTTTATAATCGAGATGGCGATCGACTGTTTATTCCCGCTTCTAATGTCAAGCTAATTACCACAGCAGTGGCTCTGCGCCACCTCGGTGCGCCAATGCGCTTGCGGACTTCTGTATATCAGCTACCGAGTACTGGCAATAAATTTAATCTGTTAGTGGTAGGTAGAGGCGATCCGAGTTTGACCGTGACTGGTTTAGACTCGATCGCGCAACAACTCAAGCAACAAGGCAGAGATCGGATCGGTCAAATTAGCTTCGATGATGGTTATTTTCGCGGCGAACCAATTAACGGCGATTGGGAATGGGGCGATTTATCGACCGATTATGCACCACCAATTAATGGTTTGATGTTCGGTCAAAATTCTAATCCACTCGTCGTTAGCTCGCAACAAATTGGAATGCCGCTGACATATACCTGGAAAGATCCCAGTTTAAATAATTGGCAAATAGAAAACCAAAGTTTGACAGCTCCAGCTACCGAGCAAAATACTGTCAATGCAAGTGCGGTTTTTGGTAAATCAACGATTCGGTTGACGGGTAAGCTTGCCCTCAATTCTACTCCTACCCAAATCGATCTGCCGCTAGTCAATCCAGCCCAGTCTTTTAGTACTGCCTTTGCTCAAAGTTTAACTCGATCGAGCATCACGATCGACAGTACGCGAGTAGTATCGGGACAAAATAGTACTAATTTGCCAGAAATTGCCGCGATCGATTCACCGCCAATTGCCGAACTAATTAGCGAAACAAATCAGCGCAGTAATAATGTCTATGCTGAAGTTTTACTAAAATCGATCGGTAGAACTCATCCCGAACATTTTAGCAGTAGTCAAGATACCAGTACTCTAGGTATTGCCCTATTCAAACAAAATCTCACGGCAATGGGTGTAGATCCGCAAGCCTATAGTCTCCGTGATGGCTCTGGTTTGTCTCGACATAATTTAGTTGCACCGACTGCTTTCGTGCGTGTCCTATCGGCAATGGCAATCTCCCCCACCGCCCAAATTTATCGGGACTCCTTACCCGTTGCAGGCATCAGTGGCAGCCTCAAAAATCGGATGAAAGGGACTTTAGCCCAAGGCATTGTCAAAGCAAAAACGGGAAGTTTGAGTGGAGTGGCTAGTCTCTCTGGCTATATCAATCCCCCTCAATATTCCCCACTAGTATTTAGTATTATCCTCAATAGACCTATCCTAAAACCTGTGTAG
- a CDS encoding ABA4-like family protein: MLSQIFDVANLFVLPFWALIIVLPKWEITRKVISSPLPFIALAGLYLYLLVVAVNPESAQALANPKLSDIARFFADEGAAAVGWVHFLVMDLFVGRYIYLEGQNKGIITTHSLILGLFFGPLGLLSHLVTSAIVTRIKNPTPTSEPG, encoded by the coding sequence ATGCTTAGCCAAATATTCGACGTTGCTAATTTATTCGTCCTGCCATTCTGGGCATTAATCATCGTCTTACCAAAATGGGAGATTACCCGCAAAGTAATTTCCTCGCCCCTCCCATTCATCGCCCTGGCTGGATTGTATCTCTATCTACTCGTTGTCGCTGTCAATCCCGAATCAGCTCAAGCTCTTGCCAATCCCAAACTATCCGACATTGCCCGCTTTTTCGCCGATGAAGGGGCTGCTGCTGTCGGTTGGGTGCATTTCCTCGTCATGGACTTATTTGTCGGGCGATACATCTATTTAGAAGGGCAAAATAAAGGCATTATTACGACTCATTCACTGATTTTGGGTCTATTCTTTGGCCCCCTGGGACTATTATCTCATCTAGTTACGAGCGCGATCGTCACTCGAATCAAAAACCCCACACCGACTTCCGAGCCGGGATAA
- a CDS encoding Dps family protein, translating into MMQVDIGIDADTRQEIADGLSRLLADTYTLYLKTHYFHWNVTGPMFQTLHLMFETQYTELALAVDLIAERIRALGFTAPGSYTEYAKLSSIPETTSVPKATEMIKLLVEGQEAVCRTARSIFPVAEKASDEPTADLLTQRLQLHEKTAWMLRSLLEQ; encoded by the coding sequence ATGATGCAAGTAGATATTGGAATCGACGCAGATACTCGCCAGGAAATCGCCGACGGGTTATCGCGGTTGCTCGCAGATACATATACTTTGTATCTCAAAACTCATTACTTCCATTGGAATGTTACCGGGCCGATGTTTCAAACGCTCCATCTGATGTTTGAAACTCAGTATACCGAATTAGCTTTAGCCGTAGATCTAATTGCCGAACGGATTCGCGCATTAGGGTTTACCGCCCCTGGAAGTTATACCGAGTATGCCAAATTAAGTTCGATTCCCGAGACGACTAGCGTACCCAAAGCTACAGAGATGATTAAACTCCTCGTCGAAGGACAAGAAGCTGTCTGTCGCACTGCTCGATCGATCTTTCCTGTTGCCGAGAAAGCTAGCGACGAACCGACTGCCGATTTACTCACCCAACGGTTACAATTACACGAAAAAACTGCCTGGATGTTGAGAAGTTTATTAGAACAATAA
- the psaB gene encoding photosystem I core protein PsaB: MATKFPKFSQDLAQDPTTRRLWYGIATAHDFESHDGMTEENLYQKIFATHFGHLGIIFLWASGNQFHVAWQGNFEQWIKDPLNVSPIAHAIWDPHFGQPAVDAFTQGGASNPVNITYSGLYQWWYTIGMRSNEDLYAGSIFLLLLASVMLFAGWLHLQPKFRPSLSWFKNAESRLNHHLSGLFGVSSLAWTGHLVHVAIPESRGQHVGWDNFLSTLPHPAGLTPFFTGNWGVYAENPDTAQQVFGTSQGAGTAILTFLGGFHPQTQSLWLTDMAHHHLAIAVIFIVAGHMYRTNFGIGHSIKDILNAHKPPGGRLGDGHRGLYDTINNSLHFQLGLALASLGVVTSLVAQHMYSMPPYAFLAQDFTTQAALYTHHQYIAGFLMVGAFAHGAIFWVRDYDPEQNRNNVLSRMLEHKEAIISHLSWVSLFLGFHTLGLYVHNDVVVAFGTPEKQILIEPVFAQWVQSSHGKLLYGFDTLLSNSGSLASTSSAAYLPGWLEAINSGTNSLFLTIGPGDFLVHHAIALGLHTTTLILVKGALDARGSKLMPDKKDFGYAFPCDGPGRGGTCDISGWDSFYLAMFWMLNTLGWVTFYWHWKHLGIWQGNVAQFNESSTYLMGWLRDYLWQNSAQLINGYNPYGMNNLSVWAWMFLFGHLVWATGFMFLISWRGYWQELIETVVWAHERTPLANLVRWKDKPVAMSIVQGRVVGLAHFTVGYILTYAAFLIASTAGKFG; encoded by the coding sequence ATGGCAACTAAATTCCCCAAATTTAGCCAAGACCTCGCTCAAGATCCGACCACCCGTCGGCTCTGGTACGGGATTGCCACGGCTCATGACTTTGAAAGCCACGATGGCATGACTGAGGAAAATCTTTACCAAAAGATTTTTGCAACTCACTTCGGTCATCTAGGCATCATCTTCTTGTGGGCTTCTGGTAACCAGTTCCACGTAGCTTGGCAAGGCAACTTCGAGCAGTGGATTAAAGATCCGCTGAACGTGAGTCCGATCGCTCATGCGATTTGGGACCCTCACTTTGGGCAACCCGCAGTCGATGCTTTTACTCAAGGCGGTGCATCTAACCCAGTTAACATCACATACTCCGGTTTGTACCAGTGGTGGTACACGATCGGAATGCGATCGAACGAAGACTTGTATGCGGGATCGATCTTCTTGCTCCTCCTCGCTTCGGTCATGTTGTTCGCTGGTTGGTTGCATCTTCAACCTAAATTCCGTCCGAGCTTGTCTTGGTTCAAGAATGCTGAATCTCGCCTGAACCACCATTTATCTGGTTTGTTTGGCGTCAGTTCGCTAGCTTGGACTGGTCACCTAGTTCACGTTGCCATCCCCGAATCTCGCGGTCAGCACGTTGGCTGGGATAACTTCCTCAGTACCTTACCTCACCCCGCTGGGCTAACCCCCTTCTTTACGGGTAACTGGGGTGTATATGCAGAAAATCCAGACACCGCACAGCAAGTATTTGGGACTTCCCAAGGTGCTGGTACGGCGATCTTGACTTTCTTGGGTGGCTTCCATCCTCAGACTCAATCTTTGTGGTTGACTGATATGGCGCACCACCACCTAGCAATCGCGGTAATTTTCATCGTTGCTGGGCACATGTACCGTACTAACTTCGGCATCGGTCACAGCATTAAGGACATCCTCAATGCTCACAAACCACCCGGAGGAAGACTCGGAGACGGTCACAGAGGTCTTTATGACACGATCAACAACTCTCTCCACTTTCAATTAGGTTTGGCACTGGCTTCGTTAGGTGTAGTCACTTCCTTGGTGGCTCAACACATGTACTCCATGCCACCTTATGCGTTCTTGGCGCAGGACTTTACCACCCAAGCCGCACTTTACACCCACCACCAGTATATTGCTGGTTTCTTAATGGTTGGTGCATTCGCTCACGGTGCGATCTTCTGGGTACGGGATTACGACCCAGAGCAAAACCGGAACAACGTGCTCTCGCGGATGTTAGAGCACAAAGAGGCAATCATCTCTCACTTAAGTTGGGTGTCTCTGTTCTTAGGTTTCCATACCTTGGGTCTCTACGTTCACAATGATGTCGTAGTTGCCTTTGGTACCCCTGAGAAGCAAATCTTAATCGAACCAGTATTCGCACAGTGGGTACAAAGTTCCCACGGTAAATTACTCTACGGTTTTGATACCTTGCTCTCAAATTCCGGTAGTTTAGCTTCCACTAGCAGCGCAGCTTATCTGCCCGGTTGGTTAGAGGCCATTAACTCTGGTACTAACTCTTTGTTCTTGACCATCGGCCCTGGTGACTTCTTAGTCCACCATGCGATTGCTCTAGGACTCCACACCACCACCTTGATCTTGGTCAAAGGTGCGTTGGATGCCCGTGGTTCCAAACTAATGCCCGACAAGAAAGACTTCGGCTATGCCTTCCCCTGCGATGGCCCCGGTCGTGGTGGTACTTGTGATATCTCTGGTTGGGATTCCTTCTACCTAGCGATGTTCTGGATGTTAAACACCCTCGGTTGGGTAACATTCTACTGGCACTGGAAACATCTCGGTATCTGGCAAGGTAACGTCGCCCAGTTCAATGAGTCTTCGACTTACTTGATGGGTTGGTTGCGCGATTACCTCTGGCAGAACTCCGCTCAGTTAATTAACGGCTACAACCCTTACGGGATGAATAACCTGTCTGTATGGGCATGGATGTTCCTCTTTGGACACCTCGTCTGGGCAACTGGCTTTATGTTCTTAATTAGCTGGCGTGGTTACTGGCAAGAGTTGATCGAAACCGTCGTCTGGGCACACGAGCGGACTCCGCTTGCTAACCTAGTTCGTTGGAAAGACAAGCCTGTTGCTATGTCGATCGTTCAAGGTCGTGTTGTCGGTCTAGCTCACTTCACAGTCGGCTATATCCTCACATACGCAGCCTTCCTCATCGCCTCTACTGCTGGTAAGTTCGGATAG
- a CDS encoding bis(5'-nucleosyl)-tetraphosphatase, with amino-acid sequence MINKATIDLSVGVPDCQIFEAKEYSSIKFGKIYPRHFGDAFLLPPEFLIVSISSISMQQIKSCGFILFRGDRSELPKSFLLMKHRERYDLPKGHVEPGESDLECAIRETTEETGIAASKIEIEPEFQYRSIYYPQYARFNNEVVEKTLIIFLGWVAPQTSITTTEHLGYEWIDWHPPHQIQAQTIDPLLAEVSAYFIKKQLG; translated from the coding sequence ATGATAAACAAAGCTACAATCGACTTATCAGTGGGAGTTCCAGATTGCCAAATTTTTGAAGCAAAGGAATATAGTTCTATTAAGTTTGGAAAAATTTATCCCAGACATTTTGGTGATGCTTTTCTACTTCCGCCTGAGTTCCTAATTGTTTCGATCTCTTCTATCTCTATGCAACAAATCAAATCCTGCGGTTTTATTTTATTTCGTGGAGATCGCTCCGAGCTGCCAAAATCTTTTTTACTAATGAAGCATCGCGAACGGTACGATTTACCTAAGGGACATGTCGAGCCTGGTGAATCGGATCTGGAGTGCGCGATTAGAGAGACAACCGAAGAAACGGGCATTGCGGCTAGTAAAATCGAGATCGAGCCTGAGTTTCAGTATCGATCGATTTATTATCCACAGTATGCCAGATTTAATAATGAAGTTGTCGAGAAGACTTTAATTATTTTCTTGGGCTGGGTGGCTCCACAAACTTCAATTACGACTACCGAACATTTAGGATATGAATGGATCGATTGGCACCCACCCCATCAAATTCAGGCGCAAACGATCGATCCACTCCTGGCAGAAGTTAGTGCTTACTTTATCAAAAAGCAGCTAGGCTGA
- the gatC gene encoding Asp-tRNA(Asn)/Glu-tRNA(Gln) amidotransferase subunit GatC — MLNREQVHKVALLARLELTPAEEEQYAGQMSSILDYFEQLSELDTDNVEPTTRAILQGRGSANDMSNITRRDELLSYQNLEGIYAAAPDRETDFFKVPKIMS, encoded by the coding sequence ATGCTAAATCGCGAACAAGTCCACAAAGTAGCCCTCCTCGCTCGATTGGAACTTACTCCAGCCGAAGAAGAACAGTATGCCGGACAGATGAGTAGTATTCTTGACTATTTCGAGCAGTTGAGCGAACTAGATACCGATAATGTCGAACCGACAACTAGAGCGATTCTCCAAGGGAGAGGCTCCGCCAACGATATGAGTAATATTACTCGCCGCGATGAGCTGTTATCTTACCAAAATTTGGAAGGAATCTATGCAGCGGCTCCCGATCGCGAGACTGATTTTTTCAAAGTGCCAAAAATCATGAGTTAG
- a CDS encoding transposase family protein has product MKNPLEYIENYPERTKQIIGINYEQWSALVEIAKIEEERLRLAHEKQKIRINKKGGGRPKKLTLEEEICLCVFYLRHLPTFEILGLQFSVSKTEANDTFNYWIKILRKILPSSLIEGARKDREELAVVKEMLAEYELIVDSWEQPRERPEDNQVQKEYYSGKKKQHTFKGQVITLPSGKDLVDVEVGKQGKTSDISIFREQQKKFNIEQKFTGDKGYQGGINIKIPQKKPRGKELTDLQKEVNKEISSERIYVEHVIRLIKIFRAAKERFRMKGNKYEEVILTICGLVRLRLGTLILAV; this is encoded by the coding sequence ATGAAAAATCCACTAGAATATATTGAAAACTATCCAGAACGAACAAAGCAAATTATCGGAATTAATTACGAGCAGTGGTCGGCATTAGTAGAGATTGCAAAAATTGAGGAAGAAAGATTAAGATTGGCACATGAAAAACAAAAGATTAGGATTAATAAAAAAGGAGGAGGGAGACCTAAAAAACTCACCTTAGAGGAAGAAATATGTTTGTGTGTATTTTATCTAAGGCATTTGCCGACATTTGAAATCCTAGGGTTGCAATTTAGTGTTTCCAAAACAGAAGCGAATGATACATTTAATTACTGGATAAAAATCCTGAGAAAAATACTACCATCTAGCCTAATAGAGGGAGCAAGAAAAGACCGAGAAGAATTGGCAGTGGTGAAAGAAATGCTCGCCGAGTATGAGTTGATTGTAGATAGTTGGGAACAGCCGAGAGAAAGACCTGAAGACAATCAGGTGCAGAAAGAATATTATTCAGGAAAGAAAAAGCAACACACATTTAAAGGGCAGGTAATTACATTACCATCAGGAAAAGATTTAGTCGATGTAGAGGTGGGCAAACAAGGTAAGACTAGTGATATTAGTATATTTAGAGAACAGCAAAAGAAATTTAATATTGAGCAGAAATTTACCGGAGACAAAGGATATCAAGGTGGTATTAATATCAAAATTCCTCAGAAGAAGCCAAGAGGAAAAGAATTAACAGATCTACAAAAAGAGGTGAACAAGGAAATATCTAGTGAAAGAATATATGTAGAACATGTCATTCGCCTAATCAAGATATTTAGGGCGGCCAAAGAAAGATTCCGGATGAAGGGGAATAAATATGAAGAAGTAATACTAACAATATGTGGATTAGTTAGATTGCGACTGGGAACATTGATTTTAGCAGTTTGA
- the menA gene encoding 2-carboxy-1,4-naphthoquinone phytyltransferase, giving the protein MTTFESVVQPKSKLWLAAIKPPMYTVAIIPITVGSAVAYAQTQAIDLNILGTFLLSAIAIIAWLNISNDVYDSDTGIDINKAESVVNLTGNRNLMFWLGNLFLGLGITGIATISWWQQDLTVVEIVLLSCFLGYSYQGPPFRLGYQGLGEIICTICFGPLALSAAYYSQTQSWSIANLLASLVIGISTSIILFCSHFHQVKDDLAAGKLSPIVRMGTKIGAVVLKWSTASIYALSAVGVASGLFPVATLLIFLSLPLAIKLTNFVSEYHDRPERVRTCKYLAVRLHFASGLLLAVGFYL; this is encoded by the coding sequence ATGACTACATTTGAGTCGGTCGTTCAACCCAAGTCGAAGTTATGGTTGGCGGCAATCAAGCCACCCATGTATACTGTCGCAATTATTCCCATTACGGTGGGATCTGCTGTGGCTTATGCCCAGACTCAAGCGATCGATCTCAATATTTTAGGGACTTTTTTATTATCGGCGATCGCAATTATTGCATGGCTAAATATTAGTAATGATGTGTATGATAGCGATACTGGGATCGATATCAATAAGGCTGAGTCAGTAGTAAATCTCACTGGCAATCGCAATTTGATGTTCTGGTTGGGAAACTTATTTTTAGGGTTGGGAATAACTGGGATTGCGACGATTTCTTGGTGGCAACAAGATCTTACGGTTGTCGAAATCGTCTTATTGAGTTGCTTTTTGGGCTATAGTTATCAAGGCCCTCCGTTCCGATTGGGCTACCAAGGTTTGGGCGAAATAATTTGTACGATTTGTTTTGGCCCTTTGGCTCTGAGTGCGGCTTATTATAGTCAAACCCAATCGTGGTCCATCGCTAATTTGTTAGCTTCACTAGTTATCGGTATTTCTACTAGCATTATTTTATTCTGTTCCCATTTTCATCAAGTCAAAGACGATCTCGCGGCTGGTAAACTATCGCCGATCGTGCGGATGGGTACGAAAATTGGTGCGGTGGTGTTGAAATGGAGTACTGCTAGTATTTACGCTCTTTCGGCGGTTGGGGTCGCAAGTGGATTGTTTCCAGTTGCCACTTTATTAATCTTTTTGAGCTTACCTTTGGCAATTAAATTAACCAACTTTGTCTCGGAATATCACGATCGACCAGAGCGAGTACGAACCTGTAAATATCTAGCCGTGCGGCTGCATTTTGCCAGTGGGTTGTTATTGGCTGTAGGCTTTTATCTATAA
- a CDS encoding helix-turn-helix domain-containing protein, with protein sequence MNEDRTVQLQELMHKVGISSFKKLYQLTGTSDRTIRKLRSREIGTLQWQTLINISNTLQISIDELISTFGKQPSSNSDRQKLATLQQEYQHLQQQLQQQRETLQAEFQYQSLQTLESFLTYFPAAKSAATKNPDFPASKIFPLVQSIDRLIHQWDVTVIGEIGSEVAYDPRWHQLIEGTAQPEESVTVRYVGYRQGDKLIFRAKVSN encoded by the coding sequence ATGAATGAAGATCGTACCGTGCAGCTACAAGAATTAATGCACAAAGTCGGCATTAGTAGCTTTAAAAAATTGTACCAATTGACTGGAACTTCCGATCGCACGATTCGGAAGCTGCGATCGCGCGAAATTGGCACCCTACAATGGCAAACACTAATTAATATTAGTAACACTTTACAGATCTCGATCGACGAACTGATTAGTACATTTGGTAAGCAACCTAGCTCTAATTCCGATCGCCAAAAACTAGCGACTCTCCAACAAGAATATCAACATCTCCAGCAACAATTACAACAGCAGCGAGAGACGCTCCAAGCCGAATTTCAATACCAAAGCTTGCAAACCTTAGAATCTTTTTTGACTTACTTTCCTGCCGCTAAATCTGCCGCTACCAAAAATCCAGATTTCCCAGCTAGTAAAATCTTCCCCTTAGTGCAATCGATCGATCGACTCATTCACCAATGGGATGTCACCGTAATTGGCGAAATTGGCTCCGAAGTCGCCTACGATCCTCGCTGGCATCAATTAATCGAAGGAACTGCCCAACCTGAGGAATCGGTAACCGTTAGATATGTCGGCTATCGACAAGGCGATAAGCTCATATTTAGAGCCAAAGTTAGTAATTGA
- a CDS encoding indolepyruvate ferredoxin oxidoreductase subunit alpha, whose translation MSHSIVTNVCEGIADCVAACPVACIHEGPGKNTLGTDWYWIDFSTCIDCGICIQVCPIEGAILPEERPDLQSTPA comes from the coding sequence GTGTCCCACTCGATCGTTACCAATGTTTGTGAAGGTATAGCTGACTGTGTAGCGGCTTGTCCGGTTGCCTGTATTCATGAAGGCCCAGGGAAAAATACGCTGGGTACAGATTGGTATTGGATTGATTTTTCTACCTGTATTGACTGCGGAATTTGCATCCAAGTTTGTCCGATCGAGGGGGCAATTTTACCTGAAGAAAGACCGGATTTACAAAGTACACCTGCTTAA
- a CDS encoding photosystem I assembly protein Ycf3 produces MPRTQKNDNFIDKSFTVMADILLKIMPTNKRAKEAFVYYRDGMSAQADGEYAEALDNYEEALRLEENDYDRSYILYNMGLIYASNGEHERALNQYFQAVELNSRLCQALNNIAVIYHYQGEKAADAGDMTASEALLGKAAEYWIQAIKIAPNNYIEAQNWLKTTGRSQLDIYF; encoded by the coding sequence ATGCCAAGAACCCAGAAGAACGACAACTTCATCGATAAAAGCTTTACCGTGATGGCGGACATTCTCCTGAAGATTATGCCTACCAATAAGCGGGCGAAAGAGGCGTTTGTGTATTATCGCGATGGCATGTCCGCTCAAGCTGATGGTGAATACGCCGAAGCTCTCGATAACTACGAAGAAGCCCTGCGACTAGAGGAAAATGACTACGATCGCAGTTATATTTTGTACAATATGGGCTTGATCTATGCCAGTAATGGCGAACACGAGCGCGCTCTGAATCAATATTTTCAAGCCGTCGAACTCAATTCTCGCCTATGTCAAGCCCTAAATAACATTGCTGTCATCTATCACTATCAAGGCGAAAAAGCCGCCGATGCAGGCGATATGACAGCTAGCGAGGCTCTACTGGGCAAAGCCGCCGAGTACTGGATTCAAGCCATCAAAATCGCTCCCAACAACTACATCGAAGCCCAAAACTGGCTCAAGACTACCGGACGCTCTCAACTAGATATATATTTTTAA
- a CDS encoding M48 family metallopeptidase, with protein sequence MLVRVASLYHWLQRWWLYASLSILTIGIVALGQPQLVRAAEWWQILIQGAQIIQLSNVSDAQEASLGAETNRSILNQVKLYRNPAVGSYIDSIGQRLARNSGRPNIRYTFQVVEDNAINAFATMGGYVYINTGTIKAADNEAQLAGVIGHEIGHIAGKHSLQRVRQSAIAQGISSVAGVDRDRIVQMGVQVALTLPNSRQDEYDADRRGLTMLMQTGYAPSGLPEFMRKLANSNSAPEFLSSHPAAGERATRLQNMIPAAYRNRTEGLNASVYKQNLRNFF encoded by the coding sequence ATGTTAGTAAGAGTAGCTTCACTCTATCACTGGTTGCAGCGATGGTGGTTGTATGCCAGCCTCTCGATCCTCACTATCGGTATTGTTGCCTTGGGACAACCCCAGCTCGTGCGAGCGGCGGAATGGTGGCAAATACTCATTCAAGGTGCCCAAATTATTCAACTATCGAATGTTTCTGACGCTCAAGAAGCTAGTCTGGGTGCCGAAACCAATCGCTCTATTCTCAATCAAGTGAAACTTTATCGCAATCCGGCTGTGGGTAGTTATATCGATAGCATCGGTCAAAGATTGGCCAGAAATAGTGGCAGACCAAATATTAGATACACTTTTCAAGTCGTTGAAGACAATGCCATCAACGCTTTTGCGACGATGGGTGGTTACGTATATATCAATACTGGGACGATTAAAGCCGCAGATAATGAAGCACAGCTAGCTGGCGTCATCGGTCATGAAATCGGACACATTGCCGGAAAACATTCGCTGCAACGGGTCAGACAATCAGCTATCGCTCAAGGTATCAGTTCGGTAGCTGGAGTCGATCGCGATCGAATCGTCCAAATGGGCGTCCAAGTGGCTCTGACGCTCCCTAACAGCCGTCAGGATGAATATGACGCCGATCGTCGCGGCTTGACGATGTTGATGCAAACTGGGTATGCGCCTAGTGGGTTACCTGAGTTTATGCGAAAATTAGCCAATAGTAATTCGGCTCCAGAATTTTTGAGCAGTCATCCCGCCGCTGGCGAACGGGCGACCAGACTTCAAAATATGATTCCCGCCGCTTATCGGAATCGAACTGAAGGCTTAAATGCTAGTGTTTATAAGCAAAATTTACGCAATTTCTTTTAG